From Pseudanabaena sp. PCC 6802, one genomic window encodes:
- the glgX gene encoding glycogen debranching protein GlgX: MTLSRIDIHPTHTSPDGKFKLRRGRPFPFGATLEPGGVNFSIFSSYATSCTLVLFQKHAIAPLVEIPFPDEFRIGNVYTMVVFDLDYENIEYGFRMDGPNNFHEGQWFDKNKILMDPYAKIIGGRDVWGETPNWNNPYQHRARIAFDDFDWEHDRPLEIPPEDQIIYEMHVRSFTRHPSSGVKHKGTFAGIREKIPYLKELGVTSVELMPIYEFDEFENSRPSPVNGELLVNYWGYSTVGFFAPKAGYAATGKLGMQVDELKALIKDLHKNGLEVILDVVFNHTAEGNENGPTISFRGIDNKTYYMLTPEGYYYNFSGCGNTLNCNNPIVRNIVLDCLRYWAAEYHIDGFRFDLASILGRDPWGAPLANPPLLETLAFDPILAKCKLIAEAWDAGGLYQVGSFPAFGRWAEWNGKYRDGVRKFLKGDSGRVGDMAQRIQGSPDLYAWEGRAPATSINFITAHDGFTLMDMVSYNSKHNEANGENNNDGSNDNDSWNCGWEGITDDWNINALRHRQIKNAVAILMVSQGVPMILMGDEMGRTQLGNNNTYCHDNDLNWLDWELLEANLDIFRFFKNCIAFRKAHPILRNQSHFRNQDYVGSGYADITWHGTEAWNADWSDSSRTLAFMLCGKHARGGTVTDNYIYVAMNMHWEANWFELPGLPSGMKWHVFANTGVPSPDDCWPPGSEPVLSNQYGLLLGDRSVVILVGK; the protein is encoded by the coding sequence ATGACATTATCTCGGATTGACATTCATCCCACCCACACTTCGCCAGATGGCAAGTTTAAACTGAGGCGGGGGCGACCGTTTCCCTTTGGTGCCACGCTAGAACCTGGTGGAGTGAACTTCTCCATTTTCTCTAGTTATGCCACATCCTGCACTCTAGTCCTGTTTCAAAAACACGCGATCGCGCCACTGGTAGAGATTCCCTTCCCTGACGAATTCAGAATCGGGAACGTCTACACTATGGTTGTATTCGATTTAGATTATGAGAACATCGAATACGGTTTTCGCATGGATGGGCCGAATAACTTCCATGAAGGACAATGGTTCGATAAGAATAAAATTCTCATGGATCCCTATGCCAAAATTATCGGCGGACGGGATGTCTGGGGCGAAACGCCCAACTGGAACAATCCCTATCAACATCGCGCCCGCATTGCGTTTGATGACTTCGACTGGGAGCACGATCGCCCCCTCGAAATCCCACCGGAGGATCAAATCATCTATGAGATGCACGTCCGCAGCTTTACGCGCCACCCCTCTTCTGGGGTTAAGCATAAGGGTACGTTTGCTGGCATTCGCGAGAAAATCCCCTATCTCAAAGAACTGGGCGTTACCTCCGTCGAGCTAATGCCAATTTATGAGTTCGATGAATTTGAGAACAGCCGCCCCAGTCCCGTAAACGGGGAGTTGCTAGTCAACTATTGGGGCTACAGCACGGTGGGATTCTTTGCTCCTAAAGCAGGCTACGCTGCCACGGGCAAATTGGGGATGCAGGTCGATGAATTAAAAGCTCTGATTAAAGATCTGCATAAAAACGGACTGGAAGTGATTTTAGATGTGGTATTCAACCACACTGCCGAAGGTAATGAGAATGGTCCCACCATTTCTTTTCGCGGCATTGATAACAAAACCTATTACATGCTGACTCCAGAGGGCTACTACTACAACTTTAGCGGTTGCGGTAATACGCTCAATTGTAACAATCCGATCGTGCGCAATATCGTACTCGATTGCCTGCGCTACTGGGCGGCGGAATATCACATCGATGGCTTCCGGTTCGACCTTGCCTCCATCCTCGGTCGCGATCCCTGGGGAGCGCCCCTAGCAAACCCCCCCTTGCTAGAAACGCTTGCCTTCGATCCGATCTTGGCGAAATGCAAGCTGATTGCAGAAGCATGGGATGCGGGCGGTCTGTATCAGGTTGGCTCTTTCCCTGCCTTTGGTCGTTGGGCGGAATGGAATGGCAAATACCGCGATGGCGTGCGCAAGTTTCTCAAGGGCGACTCCGGGCGCGTAGGAGACATGGCGCAGCGCATTCAAGGTTCGCCAGATCTATATGCTTGGGAAGGTCGCGCTCCTGCTACTTCGATTAATTTCATCACGGCTCATGATGGCTTTACGTTGATGGATATGGTTTCCTACAACTCCAAGCACAATGAGGCGAATGGCGAAAATAACAACGATGGCAGTAACGATAACGACAGTTGGAACTGCGGCTGGGAGGGCATTACCGACGACTGGAATATCAACGCGCTGCGCCATCGCCAGATCAAAAATGCCGTGGCAATTTTGATGGTGAGCCAGGGGGTTCCCATGATTCTCATGGGCGACGAAATGGGACGGACGCAATTGGGTAATAACAACACCTATTGCCACGACAACGACCTCAACTGGTTGGATTGGGAACTGTTAGAAGCCAATCTGGATATCTTCCGTTTCTTTAAAAACTGTATCGCTTTCCGCAAAGCTCATCCCATTTTGAGAAACCAATCCCATTTCCGCAACCAGGACTATGTTGGTAGCGGCTATGCTGACATTACCTGGCACGGCACTGAGGCATGGAATGCGGACTGGTCTGACTCCAGCCGCACTCTGGCGTTTATGCTTTGCGGCAAACATGCTAGGGGAGGCACCGTCACGGATAATTACATCTACGTTGCCATGAACATGCATTGGGAAGCTAATTGGTTCGAGCTTCCTGGCTTGCCGTCCGGCATGAAGTGGCACGTATTTGCCAATACGGGCGTGCCATCACCGGATGATTGTTGGCCCCCAGGATCGGAGCCAGTGCTATCCAATCAGTACGGCCTTCTACTTGGCGATCGCTCGGTAGTAATTCTAGTTGGTAAGTAG
- a CDS encoding AGE family epimerase/isomerase codes for MNNIDFTFSDTIAGYVTTFDSDKGIFGLKTSDGREYQIKLTVTTYAELTRNLGEPYQDCTGQIPSMLVPGRYMYAYGTYYPEQSIYKFEAKRIIFNGRTEKEYRFEKQNWWINQIRELGEFYLRAQFEDKPIDYRNYRTTLAITGEKKGDHRQETDTISRLVYGFATAYMMTGEERFLEAAEKGTEYLRDHMRFYDPDENLIYWYHGIDVSGNRETKVFASEFGDDYMGIPAYEQIYALAGPTQTYRVTGDPRILDDAQKTIDLFDKYFLDKEKGGYFSHLDPITLDPRSSSLPERNRGKKNWNSVGDHAPAYLINLYLATGEPKYADFLEYTFDTIAKYFPDYENSPFVQEKFFEDWSKDQTWGWQQNRAVVGHNLKISWNLMRMQSLKPKDTYVNLAERIAEVMPAAGSDLQRGGWYDVVERTLGEGEEHYRFVWHDRKAWWQQEQAILAYLILTGCLQKEEYHRLARESAAFYNAFFLDHDDGAVYFNVLANGIPYLMGTERLKGSHSMSGYHSFELCYLAAVYTNLLITKQPMDFYFNPIPGGFKDNILRVSPDILPPGSIRIASCTINGEHYSDFDAAGLTVKLPESKERLKVKVHIVPA; via the coding sequence ATGAATAACATCGACTTTACATTTTCAGACACAATTGCTGGCTACGTTACTACCTTTGATTCGGATAAGGGCATCTTTGGTCTGAAGACCTCAGATGGGAGGGAATACCAAATCAAGCTGACAGTAACCACCTATGCCGAGCTAACGCGCAACCTGGGGGAACCATATCAAGACTGTACCGGACAAATACCATCTATGTTGGTGCCTGGGCGCTATATGTATGCCTACGGTACCTACTATCCAGAGCAATCTATCTACAAGTTTGAAGCCAAGCGCATCATTTTTAACGGGCGTACCGAAAAAGAATATCGCTTTGAAAAACAAAACTGGTGGATCAATCAAATTCGCGAGTTAGGTGAGTTTTACCTGCGCGCCCAATTTGAAGATAAGCCGATTGATTACCGCAACTATCGCACTACGCTCGCAATTACAGGTGAGAAAAAAGGCGATCACCGCCAGGAAACCGATACCATCTCTCGTTTGGTGTACGGTTTTGCCACCGCATACATGATGACTGGAGAGGAGAGATTCCTAGAAGCAGCAGAGAAGGGTACGGAGTATCTTCGCGATCACATGCGATTTTACGATCCCGACGAGAATTTGATCTATTGGTATCACGGTATCGATGTCTCGGGCAATCGCGAGACTAAAGTATTCGCCTCGGAATTTGGTGACGATTACATGGGCATCCCCGCCTACGAGCAGATTTACGCACTGGCTGGTCCCACGCAAACCTATCGCGTCACTGGCGATCCCCGCATTCTCGATGATGCGCAGAAAACAATCGATCTATTTGATAAATATTTCCTGGATAAAGAAAAAGGTGGATATTTCTCCCACCTCGATCCCATCACCCTCGATCCTCGCAGTTCCTCCTTGCCAGAACGCAATAGAGGCAAAAAGAACTGGAACTCCGTTGGCGATCACGCACCTGCCTATTTAATTAATCTTTATCTGGCAACGGGTGAGCCTAAATACGCCGATTTCCTGGAATATACGTTCGACACGATCGCTAAGTATTTCCCCGACTACGAAAACAGCCCGTTTGTCCAGGAGAAGTTTTTTGAAGACTGGAGCAAGGATCAAACCTGGGGTTGGCAGCAAAACCGCGCCGTAGTCGGACATAACCTCAAGATCTCCTGGAACTTGATGCGGATGCAGAGCCTCAAGCCCAAGGATACCTACGTGAATCTGGCGGAAAGAATTGCAGAGGTCATGCCTGCGGCTGGGAGCGATCTGCAACGGGGCGGTTGGTACGATGTGGTCGAGCGCACTCTCGGCGAAGGCGAAGAACACTATCGCTTTGTCTGGCACGATCGCAAAGCCTGGTGGCAGCAGGAACAAGCAATTCTCGCCTATCTCATCCTCACGGGTTGCCTGCAAAAAGAAGAATATCACCGTCTAGCTAGAGAATCGGCTGCTTTCTACAATGCCTTCTTCCTCGATCACGATGACGGTGCTGTCTATTTCAACGTGCTTGCCAACGGCATTCCCTATCTGATGGGCACGGAGCGGCTCAAGGGCAGCCACTCCATGAGCGGCTATCACTCCTTCGAGTTGTGCTACTTGGCTGCGGTTTACACCAACCTGCTGATTACCAAGCAGCCCATGGACTTCTACTTCAATCCCATACCAGGTGGGTTCAAAGACAATATCCTGAGAGTATCGCCAGATATTCTGCCACCGGGTAGCATTCGCATTGCTTCCTGCACGATTAATGGCGAGCACTACTCTGATTTTGATGCCGCTGGTCTGACCGTGAAGCTGCCCGAATCAAAAGAACGCTTGAAGGTCAAGGTACATATCGTACCTGCTTAG
- a CDS encoding anti-sigma factor antagonist, with translation MEIEIKTTDQVTVIELAGDIDASTAPTVQEKVLPIADSSRKILLDMFKVPYMSSAGLRMLLSLYRQVSAKDGKLVLVGLSEEIRDTMSITGFLDFFVTRDSVDAGLEALNQ, from the coding sequence ATGGAAATAGAAATTAAAACAACCGACCAGGTTACGGTTATAGAACTAGCTGGCGATATCGATGCGAGTACCGCTCCCACAGTCCAGGAGAAAGTTCTCCCGATCGCGGATTCTAGTCGCAAGATTTTGCTGGATATGTTTAAGGTGCCTTACATGTCCAGCGCCGGGTTAAGAATGCTACTGTCCCTGTATCGACAGGTATCGGCCAAAGATGGAAAGCTGGTACTGGTGGGGCTTTCCGAAGAAATTAGAGATACGATGTCGATCACTGGTTTTCTCGATTTCTTTGTCACGCGAGATTCAGTCGATGCCGGTTTAGAAGCCCTCAATCAGTAG
- a CDS encoding anti-sigma factor antagonist (This anti-anti-sigma factor, or anti-sigma factor antagonist, belongs to a family that includes characterized members SpoIIAA, RsbV, RsfA, and RsfB.) — translation MAFSADLEMTDGIAKITLAGELDASTANTFKEQIDKAHTPDLKHLVLFMSDLEYMASAGLRVLIYAKQQMDRGVDIYVISPQETVLDTLQKTGYDQSVIIQDRYP, via the coding sequence ATGGCTTTTAGCGCAGACCTGGAAATGACTGATGGCATTGCCAAGATTACCTTAGCAGGCGAACTCGATGCCAGCACTGCAAACACGTTCAAAGAACAAATTGACAAGGCGCATACCCCAGATTTGAAGCACCTCGTTCTATTTATGTCGGATCTGGAATACATGGCTAGCGCTGGTTTAAGGGTTTTGATCTATGCCAAGCAGCAAATGGATCGGGGTGTGGATATCTACGTGATCAGTCCTCAGGAAACCGTCCTGGATACCCTGCAAAAGACGGGCTACGATCAGAGCGTGATTATTCAGGATCGTTATCCCTAA
- a CDS encoding ATP-binding protein has protein sequence MEPLVVEGKLDSLGAIAQYVMKSATDAGLDKKAAYRLRLAVDEIATNIIVHGYDEAGLEGNVCVRATIDKHSLTIRLEDNAIPYNPHVKKGPEDLDQPIENRQIGGLGIYLALEGVDEFSYEYAGDRNCNTFVMHRPDSNPVA, from the coding sequence ATGGAACCATTAGTTGTCGAGGGGAAGCTAGACTCGTTGGGGGCGATCGCGCAGTATGTAATGAAATCAGCCACCGATGCTGGTTTAGATAAAAAGGCTGCCTACCGCCTGCGTTTAGCTGTAGATGAAATTGCCACCAACATTATCGTTCACGGTTATGACGAAGCAGGTCTAGAAGGAAATGTTTGCGTTCGGGCTACAATTGATAAGCATAGTTTAACTATTCGCTTGGAAGATAATGCTATTCCTTACAATCCCCATGTTAAAAAAGGCCCCGAAGACCTAGATCAGCCCATTGAAAACCGTCAAATTGGGGGGTTAGGAATCTACCTAGCCTTAGAAGGCGTAGATGAATTTTCCTATGAATATGCGGGCGATCGCAACTGCAATACCTTTGTCATGCATCGACCTGATTCCAATCCCGTAGCTTAA